In Nocardioides palaemonis, a single genomic region encodes these proteins:
- a CDS encoding DUF721 domain-containing protein, whose protein sequence is MTTERPDDDGTLEASDPTEPPVPEHRPDGLDLARSAARAAAASPGTPPARRRTGPTRRRTPGKATGARPDDRDPQLLEQAMGRLIANHGWEVDLRVQGVFGRWAELVGEEVAAHCTPESFDEGRLVVRTDSTAWATQLKLLAPAVVRRLNEDLGHGTVTLIEVLGPHLPTWTKGRLSSRDGRGPRDTYG, encoded by the coding sequence GTGACGACTGAGCGGCCGGACGACGACGGGACCCTCGAGGCCTCGGACCCCACGGAGCCCCCGGTCCCCGAGCACCGGCCGGACGGGCTCGACCTCGCGCGCTCGGCGGCCCGGGCGGCCGCGGCCTCGCCCGGCACGCCCCCCGCGCGGCGACGCACCGGCCCCACCCGACGGCGTACGCCCGGCAAGGCCACCGGCGCCCGCCCCGACGACCGCGACCCCCAGCTGCTGGAGCAGGCGATGGGGCGTCTGATCGCCAACCACGGATGGGAGGTCGACCTGCGGGTGCAGGGGGTCTTCGGCCGGTGGGCCGAGCTGGTCGGCGAGGAGGTCGCCGCCCACTGCACCCCCGAGTCGTTCGACGAGGGCCGGCTCGTCGTGCGCACCGACTCCACGGCCTGGGCCACCCAGCTCAAGCTGCTCGCGCCGGCCGTCGTGCGCCGGCTCAACGAGGACCTCGGGCACGGCACCGTCACCCTCATCGAGGTGCTCGGTCCGCACCTCCCCACCTGGACCAAGGGCCGGCTCTCCAGCCGCGACGGACGCGGTCCGCGCGACACCTACGGCTGA
- the recF gene encoding DNA replication/repair protein RecF (All proteins in this family for which functions are known are DNA-binding proteins that assist the filamentation of RecA onto DNA for the initiation of recombination or recombinational repair.) yields MHVAHLSLHDFRSYADLDVALEPGATAFIGRNGQGKTNLVEAIDYLSRLSSHRVATDTPLVRAGADQAVVRASVVKDGRTALLEVELNPGRANRARINRSPLARPRELVGLVRTVVFAPDDLTLVKGDPSDRRKFLDDLLVLRTPRLAGVRSDYDRVLKQRNSLLKTAGLARGGSRDAALATLEIWDENLARVGAELLGARLALVEALRPYLGKAYEAVARGASRDDADVDYRASIDVSPVVEEGAQHPSRDLQQALLDAIAARRKDELDRGISLVGPHRDELLLTLGNGELRLPVKGYASHGESWSFALALRLASYDLLRADGDDPILVLDDVFAELDSERRSQLAQLVAGAEQVLVTAAVAADVPEALHGTRFRVADGQVTRDD; encoded by the coding sequence GTGCACGTCGCCCACCTGTCCCTGCACGACTTCCGCTCGTACGCCGACCTCGACGTCGCGCTGGAGCCGGGGGCGACGGCGTTCATCGGACGCAACGGCCAGGGCAAGACCAACCTCGTCGAGGCGATCGACTACCTCTCGCGGCTGTCCTCGCACCGGGTCGCCACCGACACCCCGCTCGTGCGGGCCGGTGCCGACCAGGCCGTCGTGCGCGCGTCGGTGGTCAAGGACGGCCGCACCGCCCTGCTCGAGGTCGAGCTCAACCCGGGCCGGGCCAACCGGGCGCGGATCAACCGCTCCCCCCTCGCCCGGCCGCGCGAGCTGGTCGGACTGGTCCGCACCGTCGTCTTCGCCCCCGACGACCTGACCCTCGTCAAGGGCGACCCGTCGGACCGGCGCAAGTTCCTCGACGACCTGCTGGTGCTGCGCACGCCGCGCCTGGCCGGAGTCCGCAGCGACTACGACCGGGTGCTCAAGCAGCGCAACAGCCTGCTCAAGACGGCTGGCCTGGCCCGCGGCGGGTCGCGTGACGCCGCCCTGGCCACCCTCGAGATCTGGGACGAGAACCTCGCCCGGGTCGGGGCCGAGCTGCTCGGCGCCCGGCTGGCGCTGGTCGAGGCGCTCCGGCCCTACCTCGGCAAGGCCTACGAGGCCGTGGCCCGCGGCGCCAGCCGCGACGACGCCGACGTCGACTACCGGGCGAGCATCGACGTGTCCCCGGTGGTCGAGGAGGGTGCGCAGCACCCGTCACGAGACCTCCAGCAGGCGCTGCTCGACGCGATCGCGGCCCGGCGCAAGGACGAGCTCGACCGCGGCATCTCGCTCGTCGGTCCGCACCGCGACGAGCTGCTGCTGACCCTCGGCAACGGTGAGCTCCGCCTCCCGGTCAAGGGCTACGCCTCCCACGGCGAGTCCTGGTCGTTCGCCCTCGCGCTGCGCCTGGCGTCCTACGACCTGCTGCGCGCCGACGGCGACGACCCGATCCTCGTGCTCGACGACGTCTTCGCCGAGCTCGACTCCGAGCGCCGCAGCCAGCTGGCGCAGCTGGTGGCGGGCGCGGAGCAGGTGCTGGTCACCGCCGCGGTGGCCGCCGACGTCCCCGAGGCCCTGCACGGCACCCGCTTCCGGGTCGCCGACGGACAGGTGACCCGTGACGACTGA
- the gnd gene encoding phosphogluconate dehydrogenase (NAD(+)-dependent, decarboxylating) produces MDIGLIGLGKMGGNMRERMRRAGVTVVGYDRNADVSDVGSLAELVEALPSPKVVWVMVPAGEATRATVKELGELLGEGDVVVDGGNSRWTDDIANAELLAAKGIGYVDCGVSGGVWGLENGYALMYGGDADDIAKVQEAFDALKPEGDFGAVHAGKVGAGHFSKMVHNGIEYAIMQAYAEGWELLDKAELTDNVTEVFRSWREGTVIRSWLLDLMVNALDEDPGLSKIAGYAADSGEGRWTVEAGIEHGVATPAITAALYARFVSQQDDSPTMKAVAAMRNQFGGHAVRSSAPKGGDAEGSAGAEQSDTSKHAGAGDGAEPGES; encoded by the coding sequence ATGGACATCGGACTGATCGGTCTCGGCAAGATGGGCGGCAACATGCGCGAGCGCATGCGCCGCGCGGGCGTCACGGTCGTCGGCTACGACCGCAACGCGGACGTCAGTGACGTCGGCTCCCTCGCCGAGCTGGTCGAGGCGCTGCCCAGCCCGAAGGTCGTGTGGGTGATGGTCCCCGCCGGCGAGGCAACCCGCGCCACGGTCAAGGAGCTCGGCGAGCTCCTCGGCGAGGGCGACGTGGTGGTCGACGGCGGCAACTCGCGCTGGACCGACGACATCGCCAACGCCGAGCTCCTCGCCGCGAAGGGCATCGGCTACGTCGACTGCGGCGTCTCCGGCGGTGTCTGGGGCCTGGAGAACGGCTACGCCCTGATGTACGGCGGCGACGCCGACGACATCGCCAAGGTGCAGGAGGCGTTCGACGCGCTCAAGCCCGAGGGCGACTTCGGTGCCGTCCACGCCGGCAAGGTCGGCGCGGGGCACTTCTCCAAGATGGTCCACAACGGCATCGAGTACGCGATCATGCAGGCCTACGCCGAGGGCTGGGAGCTGCTCGACAAGGCGGAGCTCACCGACAACGTCACCGAGGTCTTCCGCTCCTGGCGCGAGGGCACGGTCATCCGCTCCTGGCTGCTCGACCTCATGGTCAATGCCCTCGACGAGGACCCCGGGCTCAGCAAGATCGCCGGCTACGCGGCGGACTCGGGCGAAGGACGGTGGACCGTCGAGGCGGGCATCGAGCACGGCGTCGCGACCCCCGCCATCACCGCCGCGCTCTACGCGCGGTTCGTCTCCCAGCAGGACGACTCGCCGACGATGAAGGCCGTCGCAGCGATGCGCAACCAGTTCGGTGGCCACGCGGTGCGGTCGTCGGCCCCGAAGGGCGGCGACGCCGAGGGCTCGGCCGGGGCCGAGCAGTCGGACACCTCGAAGCACGCCGGCGCGGGCGACGGCGCGGAGCCCGGCGAGAGCTAA
- the dnaN gene encoding DNA polymerase III subunit beta: MKFRVERDVFADAVAWAARSLPVRPSSPVLAGLLIEASDAGLVLSTFDYETSARATLTAEVNDEGRALVSGRLLADICRSLPAKPVELTLDGPRVSLTCGSARFSLQTMPVSDYPTLPEMPAATGTVSSADFAHAVSQAVTAAGRDDMLPVLTGVRIEIDGSTMALLATDRFRLSHRELTWNPQSPDESVAALVPAKVLGDTAKSLTSGAEVTIALSASGAGEGLIGFEGTGLGGVRRTTTRLLDGEFPKVRSLFPAEHLTVAKVNKAELIETVKRVALVAERNTAVQLKFGDHQIVLDAGSGDEAMATEAVDADITGDDLTTGFNPQFLLDGLSAIDGEFVDLSFTQATKPVVISGTDADDDTSSFRYLLMPRRLLS, encoded by the coding sequence GTGAAGTTCCGCGTCGAACGCGACGTCTTCGCCGACGCCGTCGCCTGGGCTGCCCGCAGCCTGCCGGTCCGCCCCAGCTCCCCGGTCCTCGCCGGGCTGCTGATCGAGGCCAGCGACGCGGGCCTGGTGCTCTCCACCTTCGACTACGAGACGTCCGCGCGCGCGACGCTCACCGCCGAGGTCAACGACGAGGGTCGCGCCCTGGTCAGCGGCCGGCTGCTCGCCGACATCTGCCGCAGCCTCCCGGCCAAGCCCGTGGAGCTCACCCTCGACGGCCCGCGCGTGTCCCTGACCTGCGGCTCCGCCCGCTTCAGCCTGCAGACCATGCCGGTCTCGGACTACCCCACCCTCCCGGAGATGCCGGCGGCCACCGGCACCGTCTCCAGCGCCGACTTCGCCCACGCGGTCTCCCAGGCCGTGACCGCGGCGGGTCGCGACGACATGCTCCCCGTCCTCACCGGCGTCCGGATCGAGATCGACGGCTCGACCATGGCGCTGCTGGCCACCGACCGGTTCCGGCTCTCCCACCGCGAGCTCACGTGGAACCCCCAGTCGCCCGACGAGTCGGTCGCGGCGCTCGTCCCGGCGAAGGTCCTCGGCGACACGGCCAAGTCGCTCACCTCCGGCGCCGAGGTCACCATCGCGCTCAGCGCCAGCGGCGCAGGCGAGGGCCTGATCGGCTTCGAGGGCACCGGGCTCGGCGGCGTACGTCGCACCACCACCCGCCTGCTCGACGGCGAGTTCCCCAAGGTCCGCTCGCTGTTCCCGGCCGAGCACCTCACCGTCGCCAAGGTCAACAAGGCCGAGCTGATCGAGACCGTCAAGCGCGTCGCGCTGGTCGCCGAGCGCAACACCGCCGTCCAGCTGAAGTTCGGCGACCACCAGATCGTCCTCGACGCCGGGTCGGGCGACGAGGCGATGGCGACCGAGGCCGTCGACGCGGACATCACCGGCGACGACCTGACCACGGGCTTCAACCCGCAGTTCCTGCTCGACGGCCTCAGCGCCATCGACGGTGAGTTCGTCGACCTGTCCTTCACCCAGGCGACCAAGCCGGTCGTCATCTCGGGCACGGACGCCGACGACGACACCAGCTCGTTCCGCTACCTGCTGATGCCGCGTCGCCTGCTGTCCTGA
- the dnaA gene encoding chromosomal replication initiator protein DnaA encodes MNEGGLVDEQQVDLGTAWQQIVEDLQPNQRAWLRPSVPMTLHENTAIIAVPNDFTRNQLEGRLRNHIEDALTEGFGREIRMLVTVNPALEDSPAPVDETTDRHVSLSTNDRVDAPVDPSGLAESADPGAHATSAGERRPSALETRLNPKYTFETFVIGSSNRFPHAAAVAVAEAPGKAYNPLLVYGESGLGKTHLLHAIGHYVRSLYSNAKVRYVSSEEFTNEFINAIRDDRQDRFKRRYRDVDVLLIDDIQFLEGKTQTQEEFFHTFNTLHNANKQIVLTSDRAPKRLEALEDRLRNRFEWGLITDVQPPDLETRIAILRKKAAMDRLTAPPDVLEFIASKIQTNIRELEGALIRVTAFANLNRQEVDMTLAEIVLKDLIPEGGEPEITHALIIAQTAAYFGVSLEDLTGPSRGRHLVMARQIGMYLCRELTSMSLPQIGREFGGRDHTTVMYADRKIRQLLAERRAVFNQVSELTNRVKMQARQG; translated from the coding sequence ATGAACGAAGGCGGTCTGGTGGACGAGCAGCAGGTAGACCTCGGGACGGCTTGGCAGCAGATCGTGGAGGACCTCCAGCCCAACCAGCGTGCCTGGTTGCGCCCGAGCGTGCCGATGACGCTGCACGAGAACACCGCGATCATCGCGGTGCCCAACGACTTCACCCGCAACCAGCTCGAGGGCCGGCTGCGCAACCACATCGAGGACGCCCTCACCGAGGGCTTCGGCCGCGAGATCCGGATGCTCGTCACGGTCAACCCGGCGCTCGAGGACTCCCCCGCTCCTGTCGATGAGACGACAGATCGACATGTCTCTTTGTCGACAAACGATCGGGTCGACGCCCCGGTCGACCCCTCCGGCTTGGCCGAGTCCGCCGATCCGGGCGCCCACGCCACGTCCGCGGGCGAGCGGCGCCCGTCGGCGCTGGAGACCCGCCTCAACCCCAAGTACACCTTCGAGACCTTCGTCATCGGGTCGTCCAACCGGTTCCCGCACGCCGCCGCCGTCGCGGTCGCCGAGGCGCCCGGCAAGGCCTACAACCCGCTCCTCGTCTACGGCGAGTCCGGCCTGGGCAAGACCCACCTCCTGCACGCCATCGGCCACTACGTCCGCAGCCTCTACAGCAACGCGAAGGTGCGCTACGTCTCCAGCGAGGAGTTCACCAACGAGTTCATCAACGCGATCCGCGACGACCGCCAGGACCGGTTCAAGCGCCGCTACCGCGACGTGGACGTGCTGCTGATCGACGACATCCAGTTCCTGGAGGGCAAGACCCAGACCCAGGAGGAGTTCTTCCACACGTTCAACACCCTCCACAACGCCAACAAGCAGATCGTGCTGACCTCCGACCGCGCACCCAAGCGGCTCGAGGCGCTCGAGGACCGGCTGCGCAACCGGTTCGAGTGGGGACTCATCACCGACGTCCAGCCGCCGGACCTCGAGACCCGCATCGCGATCCTGCGCAAGAAGGCCGCGATGGACCGGCTCACCGCGCCGCCGGACGTGCTGGAGTTCATCGCCTCCAAGATCCAGACCAACATCCGCGAGCTCGAGGGTGCGCTGATCCGGGTCACGGCGTTCGCCAACCTCAACCGCCAGGAGGTCGACATGACCCTGGCCGAGATCGTCCTCAAGGACCTGATCCCCGAGGGCGGCGAGCCGGAGATCACCCACGCGCTGATCATCGCCCAGACCGCTGCGTACTTCGGCGTCTCCCTCGAGGACCTCACCGGCCCCTCGCGCGGTCGCCACCTGGTGATGGCCCGCCAGATCGGCATGTACCTGTGCCGCGAGCTCACGTCGATGTCGCTGCCGCAGATCGGCCGCGAGTTCGGCGGTCGCGACCACACCACGGTGATGTACGCCGACCGCAAGATCCGCCAGCTGCTCGCCGAGCGCCGCGCTGTCTTCAACCAGGTCAGCGAGCTCACCAACCGGGTCAAGATGCAGGCGCGCCAGGGCTGA
- the rpmH gene encoding 50S ribosomal protein L34, whose product MSKRTYQPNNRRRHKVHGFRLRMRTRAGRAILSSRRRKGRKSLAV is encoded by the coding sequence GTGAGCAAGCGTACCTACCAGCCGAACAACCGTCGCCGTCACAAGGTGCACGGCTTCCGCCTGCGGATGCGGACCCGCGCCGGTCGCGCGATCCTGTCGAGCCGTCGCCGCAAGGGCCGCAAGAGCCTGGCTGTCTGA
- the rnpA gene encoding ribonuclease P protein component, producing the protein MLPPAHRLTDSDSFRRAVRGGRRAGSATLVVHLWVDPTGVDGPVEVGFTVSKAVGDAATRNRVKRRLRHLTREHLPSLEELPGRAALVVRALPAAASASYADLGADLGRSLERVSRA; encoded by the coding sequence GTGCTCCCCCCGGCCCACCGCCTGACCGACAGCGACAGCTTCCGTCGTGCGGTCCGCGGTGGACGTCGCGCCGGTTCTGCGACCCTCGTCGTCCACCTGTGGGTGGACCCGACGGGCGTCGACGGTCCGGTCGAGGTGGGGTTCACGGTGAGCAAGGCCGTGGGCGACGCCGCCACCCGCAACCGTGTGAAGAGACGACTTCGTCACCTGACCCGGGAGCACCTCCCCTCGCTGGAGGAGCTTCCGGGTCGTGCTGCACTCGTGGTCAGGGCGCTCCCGGCCGCCGCCTCCGCGTCCTACGCGGACCTCGGCGCGGACCTCGGACGTAGCCTCGAGCGCGTGAGTCGAGCATGA
- the yidD gene encoding membrane protein insertion efficiency factor YidD has translation MKHVLIGLIKAWRFAISPLYGQVCRYHPSCSAYALEAVTVHGAVRGSWLGLRRISRCHPWAAGGYDPVPSRATPAADTPPQPPATRGA, from the coding sequence ATGAAGCACGTCCTGATCGGCCTGATCAAGGCCTGGCGGTTCGCGATCAGCCCGCTCTACGGCCAGGTCTGCCGCTACCACCCGAGCTGCTCGGCGTACGCCCTCGAGGCGGTCACCGTGCACGGGGCGGTCCGCGGCAGCTGGCTCGGCCTTCGCCGGATCTCCCGCTGCCACCCGTGGGCGGCCGGCGGCTACGACCCCGTCCCCTCCCGCGCCACACCGGCTGCGGACACCCCTCCCCAGCCACCCGCAACTCGAGGAGCTTGA
- the yidC gene encoding membrane protein insertase YidC yields MLDFFGSIGHAIMVPLYYAVSFVLVGFHKLFSTFMDPAGGAAWVLSIIGLTLTIRAALIPLFVKQIKSSRNMQLIQPKVRELQKKYGHDRERLAQETMKLYKDSGTNPFASCLPILLQMPIFLALFRMLDQASKKGKAHGFLDETLARQFGDSKLFDVIPVSGTFLKTGGVTEVMVLAAVLVLAMTATTFLTQRQLMSKNMPADALSGPYAQQQKLLLYVLPVVFAVGGIAFPIGVLVYWTVSNLWTMAQQFYVIRNNPAPGTPAAEAKEQRDRAKAERKGLKTPAQLEEERLAAEAEARREEKAQTRVQPQRQTKAQRTNKKKKR; encoded by the coding sequence GTGCTCGACTTCTTCGGATCCATCGGCCACGCGATCATGGTGCCGCTCTACTACGCGGTGTCCTTCGTGCTGGTGGGCTTCCACAAGCTGTTCTCGACGTTCATGGACCCCGCGGGTGGAGCGGCGTGGGTGCTCTCGATCATCGGGCTGACGCTGACCATCCGCGCCGCGCTGATCCCGCTCTTCGTGAAGCAGATCAAGTCGAGCCGGAACATGCAGCTGATCCAGCCCAAGGTGCGCGAGCTGCAGAAGAAGTACGGCCACGACCGCGAGCGTCTCGCCCAGGAGACGATGAAGCTCTACAAGGACTCGGGCACGAACCCGTTCGCGTCCTGCCTGCCGATCCTGCTGCAGATGCCGATCTTCCTCGCGCTGTTCCGGATGCTCGACCAGGCGTCGAAGAAGGGCAAGGCCCACGGCTTCCTCGACGAGACGCTCGCCCGGCAGTTCGGTGATTCGAAGCTGTTCGACGTGATCCCGGTCTCGGGCACGTTCCTCAAGACCGGCGGCGTCACCGAGGTCATGGTGCTGGCCGCCGTCCTCGTGCTGGCGATGACCGCGACCACCTTCCTCACCCAGCGTCAGCTGATGAGCAAGAACATGCCCGCCGACGCGCTGTCCGGCCCGTACGCCCAGCAGCAGAAGCTGCTCCTCTACGTCCTGCCCGTCGTCTTCGCCGTCGGTGGCATCGCGTTCCCGATCGGCGTGCTCGTGTACTGGACGGTCTCGAACCTGTGGACCATGGCGCAGCAGTTCTACGTCATCCGGAACAACCCGGCGCCCGGCACGCCGGCCGCCGAGGCCAAGGAGCAGCGCGACCGCGCGAAGGCCGAGCGCAAGGGTCTCAAGACGCCGGCCCAGCTCGAGGAGGAGCGGCTCGCTGCTGAGGCCGAGGCGCGTCGCGAGGAGAAGGCGCAGACGCGCGTCCAGCCGCAGCGCCAGACCAAGGCGCAGCGCACCAACAAGAAGAAGAAGCGCTGA
- a CDS encoding Jag family protein: protein MDVTEQITDPEGGTAAETEVEQDAAAAARPSKLQRLEHEGDIAADYLEELLDIADLDGDIDMDVEGDRASVQIGGADLSQLVGRDGEVLEALQELTRLAVYRETGERSRLMLDVGGHRAEQRTRLVALAEKSIAEVKESGESLSLEPMSAFERKVVHDAVAAAGLTSESEGAEPKRHVVILPA from the coding sequence ATTGACGTGACCGAGCAGATCACCGACCCCGAGGGCGGCACCGCGGCCGAGACCGAGGTCGAGCAGGACGCCGCTGCGGCGGCGCGCCCGTCCAAGCTGCAGCGCCTCGAGCACGAGGGCGACATCGCCGCCGACTACCTCGAGGAGCTCCTCGACATCGCCGACCTCGACGGTGACATCGACATGGACGTCGAGGGCGACCGGGCAAGCGTGCAGATCGGCGGCGCCGACCTGAGCCAGCTCGTGGGACGTGACGGCGAGGTGCTGGAGGCGCTCCAGGAGCTCACCCGGCTGGCGGTCTACCGCGAGACCGGTGAACGGTCGCGACTGATGCTGGACGTCGGCGGTCACCGAGCCGAGCAGCGGACCCGCCTGGTGGCGTTGGCCGAGAAGTCGATCGCGGAGGTCAAGGAGTCCGGCGAGTCCCTGTCGCTCGAGCCAATGAGTGCGTTCGAGCGCAAGGTGGTGCACGATGCCGTGGCCGCCGCGGGGCTGACGTCGGAGTCCGAGGGCGCCGAGCCCAAGCGCCACGTGGTGATCTTGCCGGCGTGA
- the rsmG gene encoding 16S rRNA (guanine(527)-N(7))-methyltransferase RsmG, protein MPEAARRVFASERLPLAVRYTELLATEGVVRGLIGPREAPRLWDRHVLNSAVVGEAIPDGSSVCDIGSGAGLPGLVLAIARPDTTVTLVEPLLRRTTFLEEVVDELGLSHVRVVRGRAEVLHGVETFDVVTSRAVAPLERLLTWSMPLVAPHGALVAMKGRSIAEEIETAAPVLARYRCGTPEVSEVGAGMVDPQTTLVRVPWADPAQIGWPLAVGTRAGSQRRRRRSAQRKVK, encoded by the coding sequence GTGCCCGAGGCGGCGCGGAGGGTGTTCGCGTCCGAGCGCCTGCCGTTGGCGGTCCGGTACACCGAGCTCCTGGCGACGGAGGGAGTGGTGCGCGGCCTGATCGGGCCACGAGAGGCACCGCGCCTCTGGGATCGCCACGTCCTGAACTCGGCCGTCGTCGGCGAGGCGATTCCCGACGGGTCCTCCGTGTGCGACATCGGCTCCGGCGCCGGACTGCCCGGTCTCGTGCTCGCGATCGCCCGGCCCGACACGACGGTGACCCTGGTCGAGCCGCTGCTGCGTCGGACCACCTTCCTCGAGGAGGTCGTCGACGAGCTGGGGCTGTCGCACGTACGTGTGGTGCGGGGACGTGCCGAGGTGCTGCACGGGGTGGAGACCTTCGACGTCGTCACCTCGCGTGCGGTGGCTCCGCTGGAGCGGCTGCTCACGTGGTCCATGCCGCTGGTGGCACCGCATGGAGCACTCGTGGCGATGAAGGGCAGGAGCATCGCCGAGGAGATCGAGACTGCGGCGCCGGTGCTGGCGCGGTACCGGTGCGGCACGCCCGAGGTGAGCGAGGTGGGCGCCGGCATGGTCGATCCACAGACGACCCTGGTGCGGGTGCCGTGGGCCGATCCGGCCCAGATAGGTTGGCCCTTGGCAGTCGGAACGCGCGCGGGTTCGCAGCGCCGTCGCCGACGTAGCGCCCAGCGAAAGGTGAAGTGA
- a CDS encoding ParA family protein, with protein sequence MPRPGATRVFVVANQKGGVGKTTSTVNVAAGLAQLGQKVLVIDLDPQGNASTALSVDHHRGVPSTYDMLVDGHSLADVMTESTDLPGLWVVPATIDLAGAEIELVSVVAREQRLARAINAHPLVGSAAEAGEERFDYVFVDCPPSLGLLTLNALVAGREMFIPIQAEYYALEGLGQLLETVEMVRQHLNPQLEVSTILLTMYDARTRLAAGVADEVRSHFGEQVLRTAVPRSVRVSEAPSYGQTVMTYDPASAGALSYLEAAREIAGRSRGVTA encoded by the coding sequence GTGCCGCGTCCCGGCGCGACCCGTGTGTTCGTCGTGGCGAACCAGAAGGGCGGGGTCGGCAAGACCACCTCGACCGTCAACGTCGCCGCCGGTCTCGCCCAGCTCGGGCAGAAGGTGCTCGTCATCGACCTGGACCCCCAGGGCAACGCGTCGACCGCCCTCAGCGTCGACCACCATCGTGGCGTTCCCTCCACCTACGACATGCTGGTCGACGGTCATTCCCTCGCAGACGTGATGACCGAGTCGACCGACCTGCCCGGCCTCTGGGTAGTTCCCGCGACGATCGATCTCGCCGGCGCGGAGATCGAGCTGGTCAGCGTCGTGGCCCGCGAGCAGCGGCTCGCCCGGGCGATCAACGCCCACCCGTTGGTCGGGAGTGCGGCCGAAGCAGGGGAGGAGCGCTTCGACTACGTCTTCGTGGACTGCCCGCCGTCCCTCGGGCTGCTCACGCTGAACGCCCTCGTCGCCGGGCGGGAGATGTTCATCCCGATCCAGGCCGAGTACTACGCCCTCGAGGGACTGGGTCAGCTGCTGGAGACGGTCGAGATGGTGCGCCAGCACCTCAACCCCCAGCTCGAGGTGTCGACCATCCTGCTCACCATGTACGACGCCCGCACCCGCCTGGCTGCGGGCGTGGCCGACGAGGTGCGGTCCCACTTCGGCGAGCAGGTGCTGCGTACGGCCGTGCCGCGGTCGGTGCGGGTCTCGGAGGCCCCCTCCTACGGCCAGACCGTCATGACCTACGATCCTGCGTCGGCAGGCGCGCTCTCCTACCTGGAGGCGGCCCGGGAGATCGCCGGCAGGAGCAGAGGAGTCACCGCATGA
- a CDS encoding ParB/RepB/Spo0J family partition protein: MSSTPPRRGLGRGLGSLIPTGPAPTPAEAPTSATSSAVESAVATQRPGTVEGAPATVAGAYFAELPISQVKPNAKQPRQVFEEEALAELVHSIREVGLLQPVVVRPSGEGGYELIMGERRWRASQEAGRDTIPAIVRETDDDDMLRDALLENLHRSQLNPLEEAAAYGQLLEDFGCTHEELAQRIGRSRPQISNTLRLLRLSPAVQRRVAAGVLSAGHARALLSVEDDGLQDRLAARVTAEGISVRGLEEIVSMGVEDEAPRVQRKRPVAPGLEDLAERLSDRLETRVKVDLGKAKGKITVEFASMDDLRRIVDVMDPRNRSDRPI; this comes from the coding sequence ATGAGCAGCACCCCGCCCCGTCGAGGACTGGGACGAGGACTCGGGTCGCTCATCCCGACAGGTCCTGCACCGACGCCCGCTGAGGCGCCGACCTCGGCGACCAGCTCGGCTGTGGAGTCCGCTGTCGCGACCCAGCGACCGGGGACCGTGGAGGGAGCACCGGCGACCGTTGCCGGGGCGTACTTCGCGGAGCTGCCGATCAGCCAGGTGAAGCCCAACGCCAAGCAGCCCCGCCAGGTCTTCGAGGAGGAGGCGCTGGCCGAGCTCGTGCACTCGATCCGTGAGGTCGGACTGCTGCAGCCGGTGGTGGTGCGCCCGTCCGGCGAGGGCGGCTACGAGCTGATCATGGGCGAGCGCCGCTGGCGCGCCTCGCAGGAGGCCGGTCGGGACACCATCCCGGCGATCGTCCGCGAGACCGACGACGACGACATGTTGCGCGACGCGCTGCTGGAGAACCTGCACCGCTCCCAGCTGAACCCCCTCGAGGAGGCGGCGGCCTACGGCCAGCTCCTCGAGGACTTCGGCTGCACCCACGAGGAGCTCGCCCAGCGGATCGGCCGCTCACGGCCGCAGATCTCCAACACCTTGCGACTGCTGCGCCTCTCGCCCGCGGTCCAGCGGCGCGTCGCCGCCGGCGTGCTCTCCGCGGGGCACGCCCGTGCTCTGCTCAGCGTGGAGGACGACGGCCTGCAGGACCGGCTCGCTGCTCGGGTGACGGCCGAAGGCATCTCGGTGCGCGGCCTCGAGGAGATCGTGTCCATGGGCGTGGAGGACGAGGCCCCGCGCGTGCAGCGCAAGCGTCCTGTCGCCCCCGGGCTGGAGGACCTCGCCGAGCGGCTGTCCGACCGCCTGGAGACCCGCGTCAAGGTCGACCTGGGCAAGGCCAAGGGCAAGATCACCGTCGAGTTCGCCAGCATGGACGACCTGCGCCGCATCGTCGACGTGATGGACCCGCGGAACCGGAGCGACCGCCCCATCTGA